Proteins from a genomic interval of uncultured Desulfuromusa sp.:
- a CDS encoding HD domain-containing phosphohydrolase, with the protein MDIGLDLTDLLLDSVLEDIHNAKILIVDDNPSNVALLEAVLEEEEYTNIFSTTDPFQVLPLYRDHQFDLILLDIRMPGISGIQVLQKLKEVTRDEFVPVIVLTAQTDQETRQQALAAGAKDFITKPFEDWEILLRIENTLQTRLFYTRQVVRADLLESEVLKRTKEILATQFEIVQRLGVAGELRDNETGAHVSRMSHICSLLAFKRGLGKDYAKQLLYASTMHDVGKIGIPDSILLKPGKLSPEEWQVMKQHPQIGAKIIGDNDSKLITLARETALYHHEKWDGSGYPYQISGEKIPVAARIAAISDVFDALTSERPYKKAWTVERAVGVLQEESGKHFEPVMVDLFIENLPEIVEIKERYLDQETY; encoded by the coding sequence ATGGACATTGGCCTGGATTTAACCGATCTCTTATTGGACTCAGTACTGGAAGATATTCATAACGCAAAAATCTTGATAGTGGATGATAACCCGTCAAATGTCGCTTTACTTGAAGCCGTTCTGGAGGAAGAAGAATACACAAATATTTTTTCCACGACGGATCCATTTCAAGTTCTTCCATTGTACCGGGATCATCAGTTTGACCTGATTCTCCTTGATATCCGGATGCCGGGGATATCAGGAATCCAGGTTTTGCAAAAACTTAAAGAAGTGACCAGAGATGAATTCGTGCCCGTTATTGTGCTGACGGCCCAGACTGATCAAGAGACGCGTCAGCAGGCGTTGGCGGCAGGCGCCAAGGATTTTATTACCAAGCCTTTTGAAGATTGGGAAATCCTGTTGCGAATTGAGAATACTCTGCAAACCCGGCTATTTTATACTCGGCAAGTTGTGCGGGCTGATCTCCTGGAATCGGAAGTTCTTAAACGGACAAAAGAAATTCTTGCCACTCAGTTTGAAATTGTTCAACGTCTTGGAGTCGCTGGTGAATTGCGCGACAATGAGACCGGAGCCCATGTCAGCCGGATGAGCCATATTTGTAGTCTTCTGGCTTTCAAGCGTGGGCTGGGGAAAGACTATGCCAAACAATTGCTCTATGCCAGCACAATGCATGATGTCGGTAAAATCGGGATTCCTGACAGCATCTTGCTGAAACCGGGGAAACTCAGTCCTGAAGAGTGGCAAGTGATGAAACAACACCCGCAGATAGGTGCTAAAATTATCGGTGATAACGATTCAAAATTGATTACTCTTGCACGTGAAACGGCCCTCTACCATCATGAAAAATGGGATGGAAGTGGTTATCCATATCAAATTTCCGGAGAAAAAATACCTGTTGCTGCACGGATTGCAGCCATCAGCGATGTTTTTGATGCTTTGACATCAGAGCGCCCTTATAAGAAGGCCTGGACAGTGGAAAGAGCTGTCGGGGTTTTGCAAGAAGAGTCCGGTAAGCATTTTGAACCCGTTATGGTTGACCTGTTCATAGAAAACTTGCCGGAAATTGTTGAAATTAAAGAACGCTATCTGGATCAGGAAACCTATTAA
- a CDS encoding PilZ domain-containing protein — MLIMKCPKCNKYISSALLAEITTIVCEHCSAEVAVKNVLVSSNGFTFDRQDLLKRFFRYRKLLDEVIDESSSMAENKESSVESRNSIKQFLTILQGMMTGARDHFRLQFSSPFRTEICYGKNKCSGNFYNLSMEGARVEISGSNLLPRVREEISLEFSLPEAETLFISGRVCWTEKARETGHDKHSVGIKFNPLESSVRSVLWQYISSAAGEVQQ; from the coding sequence ATGTTGATAATGAAATGCCCGAAGTGTAATAAGTATATAAGCTCTGCACTATTGGCAGAAATCACGACGATTGTATGTGAACACTGTAGCGCTGAAGTTGCGGTTAAAAATGTGCTGGTGTCATCAAACGGGTTCACTTTCGACAGGCAGGACTTACTGAAAAGATTTTTCCGTTATCGCAAGCTCCTGGATGAGGTCATCGATGAGAGTAGTTCGATGGCTGAGAATAAAGAGAGTTCAGTTGAAAGCAGGAATAGTATCAAGCAGTTTCTAACCATTCTACAAGGGATGATGACCGGTGCGCGTGACCATTTCCGATTGCAGTTTTCATCTCCTTTCCGGACAGAGATTTGTTACGGCAAAAATAAATGCAGCGGCAATTTCTATAATTTAAGTATGGAGGGGGCGCGGGTGGAAATTTCCGGATCCAATCTTTTGCCGCGAGTTCGGGAGGAAATTTCGCTGGAATTTTCATTGCCGGAAGCGGAGACCCTTTTCATCAGTGGCCGAGTCTGTTGGACTGAGAAAGCCAGAGAGACAGGGCATGATAAGCACAGTGTTGGAATTAAATTTAACCCGCTTGAAAGTTCTGTCCGCTCTGTTTTATGGCAATACATTTCCAGTGCAGCCGGCGAAGTGCAGCAGTAA
- a CDS encoding ATP-binding cassette domain-containing protein, whose product MTDTTLFHQPLAETLVEHPYIEDFMTSFGLVIKPDSNSLQHYLDNLNPDALEDLGISSEQLRQSLDSFLDGMLALSDPMDKVETLTIFGGVDKSGQAENHELTLKPGEVICIVGPTGSGKSRLLADIEWVAQGDTPTGRKILINGQVPDSKWRFSTEYKLVAQLSQNMNFVMDLSAEEFIRMHAESRLVTNPDEKVAHILQQANELAGETFAPDTPVTSLSGGQSRALMIADMAILSKSPIALIDEIENAGIDRKKALDLLVQEEKIILMATHDPILALMGDRRLVIKNGGIDKIIESSEAERKNLVSLEALDNKLLALRNRIRTGDTLEHI is encoded by the coding sequence ATGACAGACACAACATTATTTCATCAACCTTTGGCAGAAACCCTGGTTGAACATCCCTACATCGAAGATTTCATGACCTCCTTTGGTCTGGTCATCAAACCTGACAGCAACAGCCTGCAACATTATCTCGACAATCTAAATCCTGATGCCCTGGAGGATCTGGGGATTAGCAGTGAGCAGTTACGGCAAAGCCTGGACAGCTTTCTTGATGGCATGCTGGCGTTATCCGACCCGATGGATAAAGTGGAAACACTGACAATTTTTGGTGGTGTTGATAAATCAGGACAGGCGGAAAATCATGAACTGACTCTGAAACCCGGCGAAGTTATCTGTATTGTCGGCCCGACCGGATCAGGAAAAAGCCGACTTCTGGCCGATATTGAATGGGTGGCCCAGGGTGACACCCCCACCGGAAGAAAAATCCTCATCAATGGTCAAGTGCCCGACAGCAAATGGCGTTTTTCGACCGAGTACAAGCTGGTGGCCCAATTATCGCAGAACATGAACTTTGTCATGGATTTGTCGGCTGAAGAATTTATTCGCATGCATGCAGAGAGTCGTCTGGTGACGAACCCGGACGAAAAAGTTGCACACATTCTGCAACAGGCCAACGAACTGGCCGGAGAAACATTTGCTCCCGATACGCCGGTAACATCCTTAAGTGGCGGACAGTCGCGTGCATTAATGATCGCGGACATGGCCATTCTGAGCAAATCTCCCATTGCCTTGATTGATGAAATTGAAAATGCCGGAATTGACCGTAAAAAAGCTCTCGATCTGCTGGTCCAGGAAGAAAAAATTATCCTCATGGCGACCCATGATCCGATTCTTGCCCTGATGGGAGATCGCCGCCTGGTGATTAAAAACGGCGGCATTGACAAAATCATTGAATCGAGCGAAGCAGAGCGAAAAAACCTGGTTTCTCTGGAAGCCCTGGACAATAAACTTCTCGCGCTGAGAAATAGAATTCGGACCGGGGACACTCTGGAACATATCTGA
- a CDS encoding GTP-binding protein — protein sequence MRFLTISGPPSSGKTSVILRVIEALQARDKKIGVVKFDCLLTDDDTLYAQKGVLVKKGLSGALCPDHYFVSNIESCVTWGLENGCEYLISESAGLCNRCSPHIKEITAVCVIDNLSGINTPKKIGPMLKSADIVVITKGDIVSQAEREVFASRVKQVNPGAIIMNVNGITGQGAFELTSLFEDASDIETLKGKVLRFSMPSALCSYCLGETRIGEEHQTGNIRKMDLQEGSA from the coding sequence ATGCGTTTTTTAACCATATCAGGTCCACCATCATCGGGGAAAACCTCGGTTATTTTAAGGGTCATTGAGGCTCTACAAGCACGGGATAAAAAGATCGGTGTAGTCAAATTTGATTGCCTTCTGACCGATGATGACACGCTTTACGCCCAAAAAGGGGTGCTGGTCAAAAAAGGGCTTTCCGGTGCACTTTGTCCGGATCACTATTTTGTCAGCAACATTGAATCCTGCGTCACCTGGGGGCTCGAAAACGGCTGCGAATACCTGATCAGCGAAAGTGCCGGTCTCTGTAATCGCTGTTCGCCTCATATCAAAGAGATCACTGCCGTCTGTGTGATTGACAACCTCAGTGGCATCAATACCCCGAAAAAAATTGGCCCGATGTTGAAGTCTGCCGATATTGTTGTCATTACCAAAGGGGATATTGTCTCTCAGGCAGAGCGGGAGGTTTTCGCCTCGCGGGTCAAACAGGTGAACCCCGGCGCCATTATTATGAACGTTAACGGGATTACCGGACAGGGCGCTTTTGAGCTGACAAGCCTGTTTGAAGATGCTTCTGACATAGAAACCCTCAAAGGGAAAGTTCTCCGCTTCTCCATGCCTTCCGCGCTTTGCTCTTATTGTCTGGGAGAAACCCGGATCGGGGAAGAACATCAGACAGGGAACATCCGTAAAATGGATTTGCAGGAAGGATCAGCCTGA
- a CDS encoding ABC transporter substrate-binding protein has product MDNALLNKDMTVKDVLDRWPETLDVFVANGFDNFRDEKQRNAVGAFLKLERAAQAKKYDLDNFLGLLQARIDEELHQVDVTMKTTEKTDSQINVSGLLPCPVRLPLLEEFDAFIESYTEETGNAVSYKLEAASVGANWIEDNIQGIKNVNELPDIFLSAGFETFFDQKTIGRFKDQGVFTDITTSAVNPDFTGIEIKDPKKDYSMIAAVPAVFMVNHDVLGDLPIPRCWSDLLKPEYEQKVALPVGDFDLFNAILLAIHKEHGDEGVKKLGRCMLKSMHPSQMVKNAQRVAEEKPLVTIMPYFFTKMARMVKSLEIIWPEDGAVVSPIFMLTKRESLDKVRPIAEFLSSKTVGDILAQKGLFPSLHPEVDNQLPEHHPWKWVGWDYIYQNDLGALILHTTQTFENSMNEE; this is encoded by the coding sequence ATGGATAACGCGCTACTCAATAAAGACATGACCGTTAAAGACGTTCTTGATCGCTGGCCGGAAACTCTGGATGTTTTTGTTGCCAATGGTTTTGATAACTTTCGTGATGAAAAACAGCGCAACGCTGTCGGCGCCTTTCTAAAACTGGAACGGGCCGCACAAGCGAAAAAATACGATCTGGATAACTTTCTTGGACTGTTGCAGGCAAGAATTGACGAAGAGTTGCATCAAGTTGATGTCACCATGAAAACAACCGAGAAAACCGACAGTCAGATCAATGTCTCGGGTCTGCTCCCCTGCCCGGTTCGGTTACCGTTATTAGAGGAGTTCGACGCTTTCATCGAATCCTACACAGAGGAAACCGGCAACGCGGTCAGTTATAAACTGGAAGCCGCCTCCGTCGGAGCCAACTGGATTGAAGACAATATCCAGGGAATTAAAAATGTCAACGAACTCCCGGACATCTTTCTTTCCGCCGGGTTTGAGACCTTCTTTGATCAGAAAACCATTGGCCGGTTCAAAGACCAGGGGGTCTTTACCGATATCACCACTTCGGCGGTTAATCCCGATTTTACCGGTATAGAGATCAAGGATCCCAAAAAAGATTATTCAATGATTGCGGCGGTCCCCGCTGTCTTTATGGTCAATCATGATGTTCTTGGTGACTTGCCGATTCCGCGCTGCTGGTCAGACCTGCTGAAACCTGAATATGAGCAGAAAGTGGCTCTGCCTGTTGGTGACTTCGATCTGTTTAACGCTATTCTCCTCGCAATTCATAAAGAACATGGTGATGAAGGAGTCAAAAAACTGGGCCGCTGTATGCTCAAATCAATGCACCCGTCACAGATGGTCAAAAATGCGCAGCGGGTTGCAGAAGAGAAACCTCTGGTGACCATCATGCCGTATTTCTTCACCAAAATGGCGAGGATGGTGAAGAGTCTGGAAATTATCTGGCCGGAAGACGGTGCCGTCGTCAGCCCTATTTTCATGCTGACCAAGCGGGAAAGCCTGGATAAAGTCAGACCTATAGCCGAATTCCTCTCGAGTAAAACCGTTGGAGACATTCTGGCACAAAAGGGACTATTCCCATCGCTGCATCCCGAAGTTGATAATCAACTGCCGGAACACCACCCCTGGAAGTGGGTCGGCTGGGATTACATCTACCAAAATGATCTCGGAGCCTTGATCCTGCACACAACACAAACTTTTGAAAATTCGATGAACGAAGAATAA
- the hcp gene encoding hydroxylamine reductase, translating to MSMFCFQCQETAKNTGCTIAGVCGKKEETANLQDLLVFTLKGLAVVADEAKKQGKLDKSIGLFIAQSLFATITNANFDNARFVALIKETIAKRDGLKTAVGFSSDADVVNWNGAEADFAAKAAEVGVLSQANEDVRSLRELLIYGVKGMAAYADHAAMLGFEKTEVYDFMVDALVSTTQDLSVDEMVGMVLKCGETAVTAMALLDEANTTTYGNPEITKVNIGVGKKPGILISGHDLKDMEELLKQTEGTGVDVYTHCEMLPANYYPEFKKYEHFVGNYGDSWWHQDKEFASFNGPILMTTNCITPVKEAYKDRFYTTGMAGWPGAIHIADRPEGGSKDFSKIIEQAKTCEPPVEIETGEIVGGFAHAQVMALADKVVDAVKSGALKRFVVMGGCDGRQASRAYFTDVAKELPSDTVILTAGCAKFRYNKLDLGDIGGIPRVLDAGQCNDSYSLAYIALQLKEVFGLDDINDLPISYDIAWYEQKAVIVLLALLSLGVKGIRLGPTLPAFLSPNVAKVLVDNFNIKPVGDVKEDVAAIMAGN from the coding sequence ATGAGTATGTTTTGTTTTCAATGTCAGGAAACAGCAAAAAACACGGGCTGTACCATTGCTGGTGTCTGTGGAAAAAAAGAGGAGACGGCAAACTTGCAGGATCTGCTGGTTTTTACTCTCAAGGGGTTGGCCGTTGTTGCTGACGAAGCCAAAAAACAGGGAAAACTGGACAAGTCCATCGGTTTGTTTATTGCCCAGAGTCTGTTTGCGACCATTACCAATGCAAACTTTGACAATGCCCGTTTTGTTGCCTTGATCAAGGAAACAATTGCCAAACGAGATGGTTTGAAAACAGCTGTTGGCTTCAGTAGTGACGCTGATGTTGTCAACTGGAATGGTGCCGAAGCGGATTTTGCAGCCAAGGCTGCAGAAGTCGGCGTCTTGTCTCAAGCCAATGAAGATGTGCGTTCTTTGCGTGAATTGCTGATCTACGGCGTGAAGGGGATGGCTGCTTACGCTGATCATGCCGCCATGTTGGGTTTTGAAAAAACAGAAGTTTATGATTTTATGGTGGATGCGTTGGTATCAACTACTCAGGATCTGAGTGTTGATGAAATGGTCGGCATGGTCTTGAAATGCGGTGAAACGGCTGTGACAGCTATGGCATTGCTGGATGAGGCCAATACGACAACTTATGGTAATCCAGAAATTACCAAAGTGAATATCGGCGTGGGTAAAAAGCCCGGTATTCTTATTTCAGGTCACGACCTGAAGGATATGGAAGAGTTGCTTAAGCAGACTGAAGGCACTGGTGTTGATGTCTACACTCACTGTGAAATGTTGCCTGCCAATTATTACCCTGAATTTAAAAAATATGAGCATTTCGTTGGAAACTATGGCGATTCATGGTGGCATCAGGATAAAGAGTTTGCTTCTTTCAATGGTCCTATTCTGATGACAACCAACTGCATCACTCCAGTTAAAGAGGCTTATAAAGATCGCTTCTACACCACGGGGATGGCTGGTTGGCCTGGTGCGATTCACATTGCTGATCGTCCCGAAGGTGGGAGTAAGGACTTTTCAAAAATTATAGAACAGGCCAAAACCTGTGAGCCTCCAGTTGAAATTGAAACAGGTGAAATCGTAGGTGGTTTTGCTCACGCTCAGGTGATGGCACTGGCAGATAAAGTTGTTGATGCGGTTAAATCCGGTGCTCTGAAACGTTTCGTGGTTATGGGCGGTTGCGATGGCCGTCAAGCCAGTCGTGCTTATTTTACTGATGTTGCCAAAGAGCTGCCAAGTGACACCGTTATCCTCACTGCGGGTTGTGCCAAGTTCCGTTATAACAAGCTGGATCTTGGAGATATCGGTGGCATCCCCCGGGTTCTCGACGCCGGACAGTGTAACGATTCCTATTCACTTGCCTATATCGCTCTGCAACTGAAGGAAGTTTTCGGGCTTGATGATATTAACGATCTGCCGATTTCCTACGATATTGCCTGGTATGAGCAGAAGGCCGTTATTGTGCTTCTGGCGTTATTGTCTCTCGGTGTTAAAGGCATTCGTCTTGGACCAACATTGCCGGCTTTCCTGTCGCCCAATGTGGCCAAGGTTCTGGTTGATAATTTTAATATCAAACCGGTCGGTGATGTCAAAGAAGATGTTGCTGCGATTATGGCCGGGAATTAA
- a CDS encoding type II CAAX endopeptidase family protein, protein MAKQTQLSHLILYVVISYSILWALFSIGKLFEIPFTYDPRQLGGLLVLIGVPAALIAATTSLLITNGKYGLHHLIKRSLSWRFNIIWYIAAILTPLVIAAASTLTAVLISEAELPNNWFSPSMPLGFMIFFLVYNGLGEEIGWRGFALPELQNRLGSLGGSLVVGTLWALWHLPLFFAPGSSQYGDSLILYIYLLTCWTIVMALFIYKAQGSVLPAILLHESANFFAFAINYRKQYIFLFWGIAAFIAIIFLPRPLIKFGNNSKSIT, encoded by the coding sequence ATGGCAAAACAGACTCAGCTATCTCATCTCATTCTGTATGTCGTGATTTCGTATTCGATACTATGGGCTTTGTTTAGTATTGGAAAACTGTTTGAAATACCTTTCACTTACGATCCTAGGCAATTGGGTGGATTACTTGTCCTTATCGGAGTTCCAGCAGCCTTAATTGCTGCTACTACCTCATTGTTGATAACAAATGGGAAATATGGGCTTCATCATCTAATAAAGCGTTCATTAAGTTGGCGTTTCAATATAATATGGTACATTGCAGCAATATTGACTCCTCTGGTGATTGCGGCTGCAAGTACATTGACAGCAGTCTTGATTTCAGAAGCTGAATTACCTAACAATTGGTTTTCGCCATCTATGCCCTTGGGTTTCATGATTTTTTTCTTGGTTTATAACGGGCTTGGTGAAGAGATCGGCTGGAGAGGATTTGCACTGCCTGAACTTCAAAATAGGCTGGGATCACTTGGGGGCAGTCTTGTTGTAGGCACTCTCTGGGCCCTCTGGCATCTGCCTCTGTTTTTTGCACCTGGATCGTCTCAATATGGTGACTCCCTTATTCTTTATATATATTTGCTTACTTGTTGGACGATTGTCATGGCACTATTTATATACAAAGCCCAAGGAAGTGTATTGCCGGCAATCTTACTACATGAGTCAGCCAATTTCTTTGCGTTTGCAATCAACTACCGGAAACAATATATTTTTCTTTTCTGGGGAATTGCTGCATTTATCGCAATAATATTTCTTCCGAGACCGCTGATTAAATTTGGTAACAATTCAAAATCAATTACCTAA
- a CDS encoding class I SAM-dependent methyltransferase — MNLRYILSFLNIMKIPGLYPIMKDWRAFIRMHFIFSAHESGLLKALSTPSNRDMLIKELNVKRPEVLDALLEVGLASKELELNNGLFSIKGKRSKAIMESNGDMLAAMIQGNVTYYSDAYRNVTNRIHGGELGDDLDKIGDLVARFSKIAEPIIKNFISSIVHGKNPMRILDIGCGSGVLLKSAYDSNGNATGVGIDIDEKVVRQAGENISTWGLSDRFEIRHGDIRHISGEMGTFDVITLYNLLYYFDKEARLSLINNLRDMLLPTGVLAVAMSFHSKGKDMATANLNMVNSSLKGLTPLPQLDDITSVLKKCGFGKIEIHRFMPGSTFYGIVATQN, encoded by the coding sequence ATGAATTTAAGATATATACTTTCTTTTCTCAACATTATGAAAATTCCAGGATTATATCCCATCATGAAAGACTGGCGGGCATTTATCAGGATGCATTTCATCTTTTCTGCCCATGAATCCGGTTTGCTGAAAGCCCTTTCTACGCCGAGTAACAGGGATATGCTGATCAAAGAACTCAACGTAAAACGTCCAGAAGTCCTTGATGCCCTTTTGGAAGTGGGTTTAGCTTCCAAAGAGCTGGAGTTGAATAATGGCTTATTTAGTATCAAAGGAAAAAGATCTAAGGCAATTATGGAGAGCAATGGAGATATGCTCGCAGCAATGATACAAGGTAATGTCACTTATTACAGCGATGCCTACCGCAATGTGACCAATCGGATTCATGGCGGTGAACTTGGCGACGATCTGGACAAGATAGGGGATTTGGTAGCAAGGTTTTCAAAAATTGCCGAGCCAATCATTAAGAACTTTATCTCAAGTATTGTTCACGGCAAAAATCCCATGAGGATATTAGATATAGGATGTGGATCTGGGGTATTATTGAAATCCGCCTATGATTCCAACGGCAATGCAACGGGTGTCGGAATAGATATAGATGAAAAGGTAGTCCGACAGGCAGGCGAAAACATCTCCACATGGGGGCTCTCCGATCGATTTGAGATTCGCCATGGAGACATTCGTCATATATCCGGGGAGATGGGGACTTTCGATGTTATCACCTTATACAATCTTCTTTATTATTTCGACAAGGAAGCGCGTCTTAGTCTGATAAATAATCTTCGAGACATGCTACTCCCGACAGGTGTGTTGGCTGTGGCAATGAGCTTTCATAGCAAAGGTAAGGACATGGCTACGGCAAATCTGAATATGGTTAACAGCTCTTTGAAAGGTCTTACGCCTCTTCCTCAACTAGATGATATTACATCAGTTTTGAAAAAGTGCGGCTTTGGTAAAATTGAAATCCACAGATTTATGCCTGGCAGTACATTTTATGGAATAGTTGCGACTCAGAATTGA
- a CDS encoding alpha/beta fold hydrolase, giving the protein MAIYQEVLVPEKFVPVDGRLLWSHSVGSDERDVILLVSGANASALMWPDEFVELLVSKGYRVIRYDHRDTGRSTFIGFDDAPYTLEDLASDAVLILDAWEVGKAHVVGLSIGATLGQVLALDHSDRLYSLTIMCGAALDVDFVGNIGRAFSGESSPDGLPLPNKEVLEALSARATPSESMEEELDRRVKEWGLLSGEKLEFDAADFRLREQRCIDHAGTWVQPGNHARAAPLPLSRGRELSKVSVPALVIQGSEDPLNPPPHGKHIADLLRNGRLVEVDGLGHCLPKALLPRIADEIAHHAEQSHAADARTSRG; this is encoded by the coding sequence GTGGCAATATATCAGGAGGTTTTGGTGCCAGAGAAATTTGTCCCCGTGGATGGCAGGTTACTTTGGAGTCATTCTGTCGGCTCGGACGAACGGGACGTCATACTATTGGTTTCAGGTGCGAATGCATCAGCTTTGATGTGGCCGGATGAATTCGTTGAACTGCTCGTGTCCAAGGGATATCGCGTGATTCGGTATGATCATCGTGATACTGGACGCTCTACCTTTATTGGGTTTGATGATGCCCCCTATACCTTGGAGGATCTGGCGTCCGATGCGGTATTAATTCTCGACGCGTGGGAAGTGGGCAAGGCTCATGTTGTTGGCTTATCGATAGGCGCGACGTTAGGCCAAGTGCTTGCGCTTGATCATTCGGATCGGCTCTACAGTTTGACCATCATGTGTGGAGCAGCACTCGATGTGGACTTCGTCGGCAATATCGGACGGGCCTTTTCAGGAGAAAGTTCACCGGATGGTTTGCCCCTTCCAAACAAGGAGGTGCTTGAAGCGCTCTCTGCGCGAGCAACGCCCTCAGAGAGTATGGAGGAAGAACTTGATCGTCGCGTAAAAGAATGGGGCCTCCTTTCAGGAGAAAAGCTCGAGTTTGATGCGGCTGATTTTCGGCTCCGTGAGCAACGATGTATAGATCATGCCGGAACTTGGGTACAGCCCGGAAATCACGCGAGGGCAGCGCCACTACCTCTATCCAGAGGGAGGGAACTGAGCAAGGTGAGCGTTCCGGCCTTGGTGATTCAGGGCTCTGAGGACCCTCTCAATCCGCCACCCCACGGCAAGCACATTGCGGATTTGTTGAGGAACGGTCGCCTGGTTGAAGTTGACGGTCTTGGGCACTGTCTTCCAAAAGCTTTGCTGCCTCGGATAGCAGATGAAATTGCCCATCATGCTGAACAAAGCCATGCAGCCGACGCTCGTACCTCGCGCGGCTGA
- a CDS encoding VOC family protein, which translates to MNSYVFVDRQVPVQNEVFLDHTAHFYSDLNSAGAQLERLGFSVSGINMQKNLGADGLLSPSGTSNRLVRLRRGFLEILAATHATPLADQLRSALSRYEGIHLLAFSHTDLESQRVRLVQSGFAMQPMVHMRRKAQESGKEVAWSVLRTEPHVMSEGRIQFVYPHTPELSWPAGSFTHPNRADSLTGVIICVSDTDEALLRYANFLGINAKNSKFYLDRGCVKIATLEEARKILPDLVAPDLPFICGVTIATDDLDRTREIIRSNGIVPVLDSTSMMWIEPKDALGCYMGFHQQTHIPI; encoded by the coding sequence ATGAATTCGTACGTTTTCGTTGACCGCCAAGTACCAGTTCAAAATGAAGTATTTTTAGATCACACAGCACATTTTTATTCAGATCTAAATAGTGCAGGTGCCCAACTAGAGAGGCTTGGATTTTCTGTGTCAGGTATCAATATGCAAAAAAATCTCGGTGCCGACGGATTACTTTCGCCTTCTGGAACATCAAACAGGCTTGTTCGACTTCGGCGAGGGTTTCTGGAGATTCTTGCGGCTACTCACGCAACGCCACTTGCAGATCAGCTAAGAAGTGCTCTTTCACGTTATGAAGGAATACATCTCTTGGCATTTTCTCATACGGATTTGGAATCGCAGCGTGTTCGTTTGGTTCAGTCTGGTTTTGCTATGCAGCCGATGGTTCATATGCGACGCAAAGCACAGGAATCAGGCAAAGAGGTGGCATGGTCTGTTTTGCGTACAGAACCCCATGTAATGAGTGAAGGTAGGATTCAATTCGTTTATCCACATACTCCAGAGTTATCCTGGCCAGCGGGGTCTTTTACGCATCCGAATAGAGCCGATAGCCTGACGGGGGTAATAATATGTGTAAGTGATACTGATGAAGCACTGTTACGCTATGCAAATTTTCTGGGCATTAATGCAAAAAATTCCAAGTTCTATCTTGATCGGGGTTGTGTGAAAATTGCTACACTGGAAGAAGCCAGAAAAATACTTCCTGATTTAGTGGCTCCCGATTTACCCTTTATCTGTGGCGTCACTATCGCCACAGACGATCTTGATCGTACGCGAGAAATTATCCGCTCTAATGGAATAGTACCAGTTCTGGACTCAACTTCAATGATGTGGATTGAGCCAAAAGATGCTTTAGGGTGCTATATGGGATTTCATCAACAGACACATATTCCAATTTAA